The Rhinatrema bivittatum chromosome 10, aRhiBiv1.1, whole genome shotgun sequence DNA segment GCAGTTTCCTCCTCGGGTTTTGGGCCTTGCTACGGGAAGAGGCACAATAGTCCTCATTCACAGCTACCTTGGGGTTCCCCTTCTATATAGCCCAGTCACCGCCGTTGAGCGGCACAGATTGCCGCTTCTTCCGGCTCAAGCAGACCTCTCAGCCAGCAGGGCGACGACACTTAACAGCTACCTCGGCCTCCatcacccacccccctcccccacaaaaacaCTTGGTCCAGCCTGCCCCCGTTCTGCTGTGCGGGTCTAGGTTTAGCCGCCCTGCCCAGTACTCTGGAAGGGAAGGTACTGCACAAAAAGAATGAAGAGGGGGATACGGCCCCGATGGAGCAGCCGCTCCCTCCCTGCCGACACTCACACTGCCTGCTCATCCAGCTCCGTGCCAATGCGCTGGGACATGTTCTTCAGCACCCCGATGCTCCCGGAGACCAGTTCCAACTGCTCATCCTGCTGCTCTACGATCAACTGGGGcggtggaaagaaaaaaaaaaaaaagacaagacacATATTCGTGAAATGTCCTTGATCCCACCGCTGACTCTCGGAGCAGATACTGTCTGTGCACCACCCCCACCACTCCCTGAAGCACAGTTAAACGTTTCGGCTGCCccagacacacccacacagaatCTGAGTCTTTGCTTTCCTTCattcatcagaacaagaaaaaaaagggaCTGAAAATGCCTCGCTCAGCCACCCATTCCTGATGCGGGGCCGGGCCCTCCCGGACCTTAGGCTTCACCCtcacaactagggatcctctcCTCTTACTGCTCCGGGCTTTCTTGAATTAAATGAACATATTTACCTCCACCGGGATCTGCCACCCTTTTCCGTGAAGACGTAGTTCCTTGTATGGCTGCAGGGTCTACCCCTACAATTTCTCCCCCACTCCAAACCGCGTGCTTCTTAAGCACGAGGCATAGCTGTGAGGCACCGAGCGACTATTATACCCCCCTTCCCGGGGAGGCAGATTTAGGTCCTTAGACTCACACTGCACAGGGCTTAGGATGCTGACTCTGCGCCATTTTGGGAGCCTTTCCCTAGATCAGCTCGGCTCCGCCTTCTGGAGGTACGGATACAGCCTTCCTTAGGAAGTCCCCTCAATGACCATCACCAGTTTCCTACAGGAAAACTCGTCCTATTAAACTGTCGTGTCCGTCTTCCCCCTGCCAATAAACATTGAACTCCTCTTCCTAGTTTCTGTGACAGAGTACAGCAGCTCCTGCCTGCTGGCTTACGCTTTTCACATGCCCTTGCCACTGCCGCTTCTTTTACTTTCCCATAGGGGAACAGGCCAGTGCAGCTGAAATTTGAGGGACGTAGGAACACAAGGTGATGCCATTGAGCATTTGAGAGCTACCCTGCCCTTAGTCAATAGCCATAACCGTATGTAAAATTTCGGTACCGAAAAGGAACCTGGGCAGCAAGAGTCTGTCCATATTCCGACACGGTCCGGCTagcaaacttatccggctaactttggaggcgaATTCAAGAGagcagccacactactgaataaggccagctatcttaaagttagccggctaccTTTAGGACACTTCTCTAGCCCAAGCAGACTTAGCCAGTTGAGTTACGTGACTCTGATAACCGGTTAATTCAGCTCCTGCCAGTTACATCCCTGGAACGCTCCTAACTTATTAACTGGCTAGAATGTAGCTGgctatgtgcccaaatattcatttagccggctatcttctgagttagccggctaaatgcttttgaagatGAACCTCAAAATGTTCACACATTTGTTTCTTCTAGCGAGCTCTCTCCCTATGCATCCTAACGTTCTCCTGCCCCCCTGCCGTCGTCTTGCTGCACCattttgctaccttgagatcaccagaTATGCTCACCCCAAGACCTCTGATCTAACTGTTGGGCGTCAGTGCCCTCCCCCCTATATCTCGCTTGGATCTCTGCATCCCAAACACAACCCTACCGGTCTTTGTAACTTCCAGACCGCTGCTCAAGCTTTCTTTATGCCCTTTCCCACCTCTGGGCCTGTATGCCAGCCTCTTAATGTCACTACATAGCCCAGCGGGGAGAGAGGGAATCAGTgtgcactgctgctgccgcccgGGGGTTTTACCCACTCAGCCCGCCCGCTGCACCCAGGACGGTACCTGCTGCTGAGACTGCTGTTCCTCTATGAAGTGGGAGTTGGCAGAGTGCAGCTCCTGATCCAGTCGGGTGTATTTATCTGTCCTCGAGTTCCAGCTCGGGCCTGTGCTCTCCCCTAGCAGTGCCTAAATGTGGtgaggaaggaagaggaaattatgatcattaaaccaaaaaaaacaaacccaaaacaacaCACTTTGCCATCCAAGCCCAAATGGGAGAGAAAAATGATGAGAAGTTTGGCAAATGCCTTTAACGGGGCAGGATGTGGTAAAGAAGAGGTGGGATGTGTCGGCGGAGGGCCAGCAAAAGCATATACTGCTCCTCAAACGCCACACGCCACTCCATGCCATTGGTGGTTGACAAGGGTGTCGCATATCTGAGAGGACCAGGTGCTGAGACAGAACTTACATCAGGTCTGAATGTTCCAGACGACATGGAAGCCCTTTctaacttgctttttttttttttttgctgctctatACCAAGGGTGGGCAAACTACAGCCCACAGGCGCCTTTCCTCCGGCCGCCAATGTTCCCCGCGCCGTGGCAGTTCTGGGTTATGCATGCCTCCTCACTGCCACAGCGTCCCCGCTGACCCCCTTCCTCTACCTGTCCCACTGCTGTGCTTATGGCTACACCACAGCACCTTCTTCCTGCTCTGCTCAGCACCGGGCAGGGAAAGACAGAGAATGGGAAACCGAGGATCCCCGGGCATAGGGCACTGCACATTTCTTGCTGACAGTTGTCAAGCAGTGAGGTAGGCAGTCAGAGGAGGAGGTGCAGTGTGCATCTCTTAGCTCCCACAGCTGCAGGGAAATTCGGGGTTTCCGGTGCTGAGAAGAGGACCCAGTCCCACAGTAAAAATCAGCTGAGCGGGACACGAAGGCGGTGGCTGGAGAATTTAAAGGGAACTCATGCCTCTAACATGGAATACACATGGCCGAAACTGATAAAAATCAGCACGCAGCTGATGGGTGGAAAGCAGAGAGACTGATGACCAGATCCATTGCAGTAAAGGCTGTCAGCTGAAGAatatatgtctttttttttttttttttggtcagatGGGGCTAGGAGGATGCAGCAGCAGGGCGAGGGAGGgaaatctccagcagcactctgaTCCCTGATAGGGTCCCTGCAGCTGCTCCAAATGttcaaatgacaaaaaaaaaaataaataaatccagagcTAGCTCAGAGGCATGTTTAGGATCTGGGTTTGGATACTAGGACTGGTTTCTGCTCCTCAGTctgctggggatgctgcggacatagcattcacagcccttggTGGGAGGGAGCCCCAGTCATTGTGCGTCGGCAACACATAGTGGCCGGACTTAGGGCTGATGGACTGCATAGTTCTGGAGAGAACCAGGCTGTATGGCCGCCAGCAGAGCACCAACATGCAATGGACTGGGGATGAAGTGTTAATGAGGTGTCAAAGATGGAAAACGAAACTGGACCACAAGAGGACAGCTGGATCCAGGTTCCTACAGCCACCTGACCCTACACCCCAAGCTGCAGATCTGGTATGCAGCCCTAGGAGGAGGAGAAACTTCCAAATCCCACAGCTAAGGGCTCAGCAACCACTGCACCTAGGAGGCGAAAGGTAGTGACTCGCTTTTGAAGGGCATGGAGGCATCCATCTGTCAACCAGACATCTTGTTCCAGTAAGTGTGCTGTCTGCAGAGTGCCAAAATAAAGAGATATTGCTGAGAGTGAAGCCTACGATCCAGTGTTGCTCATCCATGTTGATATTGCTAGGTACCACACAGAGCATTATCAAAAGTGCCTTCCTAACTCTGAGTGAAAGGGTAAAGCAAATACGTGCACAGGTGGTGGTCTCCTCAGTCTTCTAGTAAAGCCTGAGGAATAGCCTAgagtctggcaactaagatttagtgtaaaaaagacaaaaaaccaaaacacacagTATTgaatttgggctgcaaaaatccaAGAGAGAAGTACAGTATAGGGGGTGAAGTTCTTCTAAGAACGAATCAAGAACAGGATTTGGGAGTGATAGTATCTGATGGTCTTAAGAtagccaaacagatggataagccAACAAAGGCCCGAAAGCTGTTTGAGTGAATACAGAAAATTAGGGGTCAGCAGAACAAAAGGcggtataggtccctggtgaaacattatggggctgattttaattcctacaagcctatacaaaataggctcagcgcgcacaggtttttttttgttttttttttttaagggttacgcgcataacccttttaaaatccgcccctatctggAATACTGGAGGCTGCACCTTCAAAGGGATAAAAACCAGATGAAGTCGGTCCAGAAGGTGACTACTACAATAGTCTTCGTTGGAAAGTGTCTGGAGACAGACTTAACAATATACGAAAGATGTGATAGGAAAGCGAcattaaatacctccaaggtttcaatacacaggaggtgagcctctttcaaaagAAAGTGGCTTCTGTAACGAGGGGTGATGGAACGAGGGCGAACGCAGCtcaactcaggagtaatctaaggaaatatatcTTTATAGAGAGGAACAGGCTCCCAGTAGGGCCtgcattcaagaaagcaagggagaAGCATAAGGGATCTCTGGAGTAGGAGATTGGGCAGATTAGACAGGACATCTGGTCTTTTTGTGCCATTAGGTTCCTATAATTTGGGGGGTGGAAACCCTCCAGGTAGTTGTGATTGAAGGTGCTGTAACTTAATAGAAACTGGTTCCAATTAAGTTAGAAGgccaaagagaaggagaaaactgACAGGCAGAAAACAGATTGTGTTTCTTTGTACTGGGGAAGGTGATCTGAACTGGCACAATAATGCTCAGTGAACAAAAACGTGAAGTGGTTTCTCTTTAAGAAAAGGTGAGGTGTGCCTTCAAAACAAAGGCGGCCATCTTCTACCATCCCCTGACCTATAAAGGATGGCAAggttgtggaaaaaaaaatattcagagacAGAGTTTGCCCGATTCCCACTCCACCAACAACCCGTCTTATTTTACAAACACacgttttacatttttatttatttagatttatattccgcttttcacacttttttcaccgcttcagagtggattacattcaggtcctgtaggtatttccctatccccagagggctcacaatcttagtttgtacctgaggcagtggagggtaaagtgacttgcccacggtctcaaggagcgacagcaggactcgaactctggtctcctggtttgtagcccagtGCTCTAACCCCAAGGCTCGGCTTCCCTTTGCTGCCGATCTTTATTACACCCACGCTTCTCGCTACACATCCTGCCAACAACCGGGGAAACTCTAACCTGTGCCCATCCAAGAAACATTCAGGACTGAAAGAGCATTAGATctgctttattttataaaataaaaacacagatatgctatttttttttttgccatcagtaAATTTAAAGAGAGCCTGACCACCCTGATCAGCAAATAAAACCTGGAATGCACTCCAGGCTGGCATCTCGGCCATGCCCCATTTGACAAGTCCGTGAATGAGTGCAGCTCTCTCACCTGGCGGTTCTTCCTTTCAGCCAGGGCCTGCACCGATGGACTTGACATCTGGTCCTTCATTTCCTAGttattcacattaaaaaaaaaaaaaagatacaatattAAGCTACACAGATACAAGCTTTTTGCTTCTTGTACAAAGAGTGATTTTACACTTTTAGAGAGTATGTTTGTTagattatattttatattgttttgtatATTCTTACCGATACGTTCTCAAGTCTCTAGGTGGAAGGTAAAGGTTTACATAAAAGGAGATTAACTGAAGGCCAAGTGAGACAGAGGTTCACCGGCAGCAAGATactataagagcataagaacataagctatgccatactgggccggacatcaagcccagaatcctatgtccaacagtggccaatccaagtcacaagtacccagacattaaatagatcccatacgaCTGATGCTGGCCACAAGCCGTGGCTATTCCGTATTGattaaatagcagtttatggatgtctcctccagaaacttatccaaaccttttttaaacccagctaccccaactgccttaaccacatcctctggcagggCTGTGATTTCTGCCCAGGCAACCTCTGCAAGGGAAGTGGAGAGAGACCATGAAGACCCCACAGCCAAAACAAGGGCTTAGCACTGTGACAGAAGCAGCAGCGATAGGTCCAATAATCTGCCTGGGGACCGGGAGTTGGGACATGCAGGCAAGTCTCCGGCGGTCCCACTCCCTGCTCCTACATGGGCTTCCTATTACCAAGGAAACCTACGTGAGGAGCAAGACCGCTGCAGAGCCCCTGAGCGTGCACTGGATCATAGATGCCATGCTGATTTTCAGTCCTACCGTTGCCAGTCCCCTTGACCAGCCATGAGACGAGGGAGGGTTTAAGAtggatttgggggtgggaggctAATTGTATGTACCAATGACAACTGAATGAGCCCCTGCACCTTAAAGGTAGAGGCGCTCTCAAAATTGAAAGGAAAAGTCGAATATCAAGTGGTGGCAATCCTTTCCTTGCAGAAAAAAAAGCCTTGGTGGGGGAATCCCCCGCTGAAACTTTTGATAGAGGGCCCTGAATTTGAGTTTGTACAACTAGATAAATCATTTTCAACACTAAATGGAACAAAGACAATTTGGAACAATCAAGTCAGAAAGGGAAACCTAGCTTCTAGGAATTTACTGTCACCTCTTCCCACACTCATGCTCCTCCTGTAAATCAGTCTGCACTTGGCAGGGGGGTAGATTCTGTTCTCAGCACTGCTTCCTGGAGCAGATTGGATACTGCAAAAACTGATCTAGCCAGAAGTATTATGAGTAAAGGCGAGAGTGACTGGAATAGAGAGGAGATGGTCAATTTATAACCAATGTTAGAGCTCTCTACAACCTGCTTTGAAACAAGCATCTATTTGGCCAGTACtggaaaaaccaaaacaaaacacttgaTCCTTCCATGTTGGCCAATTACCGGCCTATTTCATCGTTATCTGTTCTTTCCAAGCTTGTTGAATCTGTGGTATTGAAACTGCTAACTGACCATCTGGAGATGCATACAATATCAGACCCATTTCAGTTCGGGTTTTGAAACAGTGTAATACTGATGCACTGATTTTGTCTAGCCTAGATACTATACGGCATGGCTTTGTTTGAGGCTTTAAATAAGTCTTAGAGATTGCTAAAGCCTTTTGACACAGTCACTCATCAAATGTTTATTTCCTGCTTAAGGGATGCAGGTCTGACAGGTACTGTCCTTTATATCATTCCTGTCTGACCGCATCCAACAACTTGGATTGCCACAGGTAGATTCCCCTGGAAAATGATCCCGATGGGTGTACCTCAGGTTTTGGCCCTATCATTATATCACTTAATACATATATGTCCCCGTTATGCAAGCTGTTGTCTGAACTTAGACTGAAATATAAGCGTTTCTGATGATGACATTCGTTTTTTCGTACCCATGATGTCAACATAGCATGCCACTTTTGAGATGGTCTCAATCTGCTTGGCATCTGTTAAGTGATGGTTGTGAAATAATAAgcttgtctaaaaaaaaaaaaatccaaggtaATGATCTTAAGTAGAACTCCCTTGCTGAATTTTCCTTCTGCATTCAATTTTGAGGGCTGAAAGGCACAGATTGTgggccaagtaaaaaaaaaaaaaaaaacaaaactaaaaacctaGGTGTGGTTTTAGATCCCAGCTTGTCTATGCATGCTCAGATTACGTCTATCGCAAGAGCTTCCTCTTTCAAGCCGCAGATGCTTCATCAATTGAGGCCTCTGCTGAATCCTCATGATTTCTTTTGACAGACAGAATAAAACAGGCCATACAATTAAATGACATAAGGCGGCTAACGTTCTTACTGAATTACACTCTCCAATGCCCGGAACCATGAAAATCTGCTCCAAACCCACCCAAACCTATAGGAGACATCCATCTACCCCTCAGATTAACATAACCACCCAGACCCCAACCACTTAATTCGTCATTCTATTATTTTTGCAAATAATCCCAAAACTTTGTCCACGTGTGTTAATATTTTTCAACTTTTCCCTTCAATGAATATGTGAGTTTCTCAATGATCACAATCTCCACCTCTTGGGAATACCACCGAGATAAATAAGGAGCACCTTCCAGCACAATGCAATTGTGTGCCTGGCAGCATGAAGAcactgattaataaggaattgaTCCATATTTGAAGCATTTTCAGTAGTTTCCCTCTAATACCCTAAAAGCCCCATACATGGGGTTAAAGAATAATGATTGTTACACATTAATCTAAGCTCCCTTTCTATTGGGCCGCTGTTTGGCCatgcatttttgacgcgctagctttactccttatacagtaaggggtaaaagcgcgtcaaaaacgcgcagccaaaaccccccctcccccgaaactaatagtgcccgtaacatgcaaatgcatgttaatggccctattagttattcccgcgcgatccagaaagcaaaatgtgcagcaaagctgcacattttactttcagaaattaacgccagccttttctgctggcaccgggaaagtgtacagaaagtcggaggccccaaaaataaaaaaaaattaaaaaatcagccCGCAGCCCACGGGTCGAAGATGGACGCCCAATTATgccagtgtccgttttccgaacccatggctgtcagcgggtttgagaactgacgccggcaaaattgagcgtcggctgtcaaacccgctgacagccgctgctcctgtcaaaaaggaggcgctagggacacactagtgtccctagcgcctctttttaccgcgggccctaatttgcataggccaccctcctgaatcgcgcatccaggagagtggcctgtacgcacgccgggagagtgggcgcttgccgGCGCTCCCGCGTGTTTTTCTGTATCCTCCCAAAAAGATTGCATGCTTTCTTTGAGCACTGAAGTCATCCTATTACTACTGGTTTTGGGTTGTACCTGCCCTTCTGTTGTGCAGGCTACCCCTCTATACTTCAATTCCATTTTCTAGCCACTATGGATCCTCTgtttattccacttttttttttttttttttaagtttactaCTCTTTGTTTCTactcctcctctggaagggcattccatgtacccaccaccctttctataaaaaaaatatttcctaatgttgttCCTCCTCAGAACTTTGATCATGACTCCTAGGTTCTACAATTTcccttccattgaaaaaggttcttCTTGAGCACTATCAATAAACTTTCAGggatttaaatgtctatcatatctccttccccctccaaaaaaaaaaaaaaatcttcctcctaCTCTAGGGTATACATAATTAGGTCCTTCAGTCCCAACTCCTATAGCTTTTGATGTAGTCTCCACACCGCCTCCAgattctctgtcctttttgagatatggcctccagaagagaacacagtattccaggtgaggcctcactaatgaCATGTACAGGGGCATTACCACTCTGCTTCTCTAGCTTCCCTTTCACGTCCTCCACTACATTCCCCTCGGTCATATCCCTCCACAGCTCAACCACCATATCACTTTGGCTTTTAGAGCTATTTCCCCCTTTTAGCTCTGCTCTGGTGATTTCATTATTGCCTGCACTGAAGCTAATATCTTCGTCCTCTTCGCCTTCTAACTCAGGGAGAGAACGTGTAAATGGACCTCAGGCCCTATGCTGGAGTAGACTCCCCGGAGACAAGACGCAGGCTTCAGTAAACTCAAGTTTCTTCCAGACACCCATTCTCTGTTTCTTGCCTAAATTATCTCCTAGCACCAATTTCTCAGTTGGAAGTGATTTTAGAGTGCATCTGCACTGACCCCCAGGCTAAGCAGCCATCTTGTTtaggggaggaagtgatgtcaccaaTCTTTAGTTCCTAAAGTATCAATTGGAGAACAAAAGTTCCTGGACACACTAAGCAAAATGTCCTCTTCATTAGCAGGCCACACACTAATCAAATACAAGGCAGAAACAATACTATTAATGGAATCACCAGGGTCTCCAGCTTCCTGCAGCACATTATGGGTAGATTCTGAGACAGGTTTCTTCAAGATTCTGCGGCAATTAAGGCAATTTGCATAAAGTTTGtataaaaatgcacaaaaataaaaccaatatttactgaaattattttaaaatatagatttaaGCACGACAGAAAGCTATACACAAACATAAAAACTACAAGTAAAGACTTCCAGTAAATCACAGACTATCTGCAAAATGTCAATTTGTATTGAATGAATGCACCGTGTCACCATCTTTTCTATTTTCTTGGGAAACTTCTCATTCCAAAAACATAAGTTTACTTAAGCTGCAGTTGTGCTATGTTCAGAATTTGTCACCACATTGTAAATagctaaaaatatataaaatgttataaattaaataaaatgaacagcATAGCAGAggattgtataaaaaaaaaatagcttacacaaccccccccccccaaaaaaaaaaaccaaacaaccccATAACACACAATATTACAGAGCCATCACAAAAGGAAGTAAACCATGAAATAATTTCTACTTTCAATATATAAAAGGGCATCAGCCCTGTGGCTCAGGCCACTGTGCTGCTGGGATCCCACAGAAGTGATATACTCAGGCCCAGGGAAGACTGTTTCCACTATTGTGGCTACCCAACCAGTAGTGTCAAGGGTACACGTCTAAGCAGGTGACCCTCCAGCTCTTGGCCAATGAAGATCCACCCAAGTGTGCTGTCTAGGGAGGGTCAGAGTTAGCACAGAATGCCTAGATGAGAAATAattagagacacacacacatacacaaaagttTGTATACATTAACTAAAAATGGTTAAAAGttaaccagcaaaaaaaaaaaaaaaaaaaccaacagcaGTACAAGGATCTCTACTCTAGATTACAACAGCAGTGGCACCACTACCGAGAGCCTGCACTTCTCTCTTCTGGTCACTAGCGGTCAGCAGCAACACTGGCGGCATGCCCAGAGCTGGAGCCTTCGCTATTTGCTGGGCCCTACTTTGGATTCCCTCCCCCAGTTCTGCCAATTGACTCTCTCACTAGGCTAGGGGGAATATCACCGGATGAGCAAGAGCCCCAGCCAGCCTACAGAAAGCTAACGCTGTGCACACTGCAGGGGAGAGGGAATCCTGATCATTAAAATCGATTCCACAGCAGGGAAGCAGCTGGTATTTGTATCCTGCGGCAAGATGCTAATTATGCAGCAGAGGAGGCCACACTCCTGAAGGCTAGGACTATAATGTTCTTAAATAAACCTCTTTACCTCAACCTGATTTTAAGTACTAGATAGATTCTGTTCAGGGTGGTTACATGCCCTGAGCCgtataaggaaaacaaaattgtcagttatcccatgtttttttttatatgggatTTGGTAACACTGGTTGTAATGAACAGAAGAAAAAACGAGAACATCCTGCTTACCTTCACTATCTGTCTGGTGCTTGTGATAAAGGCTTTTCTTTTACTCAGCTCCAAGGCATCAAGATTGAATTTTCGAGGATTTGCTTCCACAATGCGTGAATTACACCGTTAAGGAAACTCCTGCTAATTGGTTATCAACAGAATACTGTGCGATCAGTAGCCTTCAACTGCCTTCTCTGCAGCTAGCTGCAGGCAATCAAGCCTGCCCAACACCACACTACCCGGCCTCCAATTCATGCCACCTAACAAAGCCTCTTTCCCCACAAAAAGGTTAACAATACAGCTGTGCAATTCGGAAGTCTGAAAACACAGGGATactagaacagtggtccccaaccctgtcctgggggcccaccagccagtcgggttttcaggatacccacaatgaatatgcatgagaacatttgcatgcactgcctccataacatgcaagttttctctcatgcatattcattgtgggtatcctgaaaacccgactggctggtgggcccccaggacagggttggggaccactgcactaGAAGCATTCCCccaccctgccctcccccaaacaaAATACTGATTTTAATAAGGGATGATTACTCAAAAAGCACCACATAACCGAAGAGGGTGGAAGTGATATGTACAGAAAGTGATTTCTAGCACAAAACACTGAGCCCACTGatcacagaacatagagaggatATTGATGGTTTCATCCAGGTCCTCAAGGTCCCATTCAATGCTCCGTAGGTTGTTCCGCAGCTCATTGGTAGTCCAGTCAACTTCTTctctggtggcagcagtgggatcctgGAGGAGGTCTGTCCATCTCTGGAACAGACCCTGGGCAGTGTTCACTGCCTTTTGTACTTCCCTGTATTCAAAAGAATGAACAGCAGGAAAAAGATGATTTTTAATTCTCTTACAGTTTGACACATCCTCTTCAAAAGAAAGAAACTGCTTTCATTTCTTACTAATCAAACCATCTTTAATAGAAGTGGTCAGCTTCGAGGCATGCATTTTTTACTCATACAGTTAAAAGTATGGTGTTGATTTAGCTCCTGCATACTTGTAAGTGAACAATACTATCTTTCCAACAAAAACTGTCAGCTTTGGGGCTTTATAATTGTTAAATTGCCTTTTATAATTTACTATTTCTATATAATCACATCAACATTTATTTATACCCTCCCTTTCCAGTGACTGTACAAAGTgggaatagcaaaaaaaaaaaacaacccaaaaacattCTCAAAACTAAAATGCAATTATAAACAAATttacagcaaaaataaaaaaagcaataaaaacaattatttccaataaaatataaaagatgaTAAAAAACATTAGAACaccagaaataaaaaacaaaacaaagcatacAGTCAGacatcatataaaataaaaatacaacatcAATAAGACATACTAAGATCAACAACATTTTCAAGAAACAGTCAAGCATAAGTTAATACCTCAATGGAAAGACTACCAGGCACATAAAAATACATTGTGAGTTTCTTATGCAGAGACCCAGAGGGGGCTTCTCCTTGGCTGTAATTCAGCACTTCTTTATTATTGCCGGCTAGCAAATCCTCCCATTACCctccacttatttttttttttttatgaaggggGCAGACTCTCCCATGCAGACACAGTGGTTCCTGAGCTCCCTTCTGGTATTTAAAAGACAATATTGTTTTTAGCAGGTCCCTAGGGAAT contains these protein-coding regions:
- the STX6 gene encoding syntaxin-6 isoform X1 codes for the protein MEDPFFVVKGEVQKAVNTAQGLFQRWTDLLQDPTAATREEVDWTTNELRNNLRSIEWDLEDLDETISIVEANPRKFNLDALELSKRKAFITSTRQIVKEMKDQMSSPSVQALAERKNRQALLGESTGPSWNSRTDKYTRLDQELHSANSHFIEEQQSQQQLIVEQQDEQLELVSGSIGVLKNMSQRIGTELDEQAVMLDDFSHELDSTQSRLDNVMKKLAKVSHMTSGGICNPENKWKLGKLKPFIEKVYLRTT
- the STX6 gene encoding syntaxin-6 isoform X2: MEDPFFVVKGEVQKAVNTAQGLFQRWTDLLQDPTAATREEVDWTTNELRNNLRSIEWDLEDLDETISIVEANPRKFNLDALELSKRKAFITSTRQIVKEMKDQMSSPSVQALAERKNRQALLGESTGPSWNSRTDKYTRLDQELHSANSHFIEEQQSQQQLIVEQQDEQLELVSGSIGVLKNMSQRIGTELDEQAVMLDDFSHELDSTQSRLDNVMKKLAKVSHMTSDRRQWCAIIMLFVILLVVLILFFVL
- the STX6 gene encoding syntaxin-6 isoform X3, with protein sequence MEDPFFVVKGEVQKAVNTAQGLFQRWTDLLQDPTAATREEVDWTTNELRNNLRSIEWDLEDLDETISIVEANPRKFNLDALELSKRKAFITSTRQIVKEMKDQMSSPSVQALAERKNRQALLGESTGPSWNSRTDKYTRLDQELHSANSHFIEEQQSQQQLIVEQQDEQLELVSGSIGVLKNMSQRIGTELDEQAVMLDDFSHELDSTQSRLDNVMKKLAKVSHMTSEGINLPSIQFFPGRVWGE
- the STX6 gene encoding syntaxin-6 isoform X4: MEDPFFVVKGEVQKAVNTAQGLFQRWTDLLQDPTAATREEVDWTTNELRNNLRSIEWDLEDLDETISIVEANPRKFNLDALELSKRKAFITSTRQIVKEMKDQMSSPSVQALAERKNRQALLGESTGPSWNSRTDKYTRLDQELHSANSHFIEEQQSQQQLIVEQQDEQLELVSGSIGVLKNMSQRIGTELDEQAVMLDDFSHELDSTQSRLDNVMKKLAKVSHMTSGTTCE